In Crassostrea angulata isolate pt1a10 chromosome 4, ASM2561291v2, whole genome shotgun sequence, one genomic interval encodes:
- the LOC128179866 gene encoding uncharacterized protein LOC128179866, translated as MEFFSLRIFKGMQRMSESVFVGLCEIVGTSQLVALRRETVDIREMVKRRISPNLGIIQMLSGSMREGFRLKGSDKDIMFWGNNHRVIMDMSQSEYYNTANTVLILSESSESPPGFTLLQSLTSRITRTIYSALVRMNDRAYISSSIFRQLTVSLIFPNSTEHGPCGTGIVGNLEYDTAMCFICDSWPSSASSWIDRCHAWPNPEVVHDIVRNGCHFVAIGHPLGIHKNEEWRISFSQAEYKLVYSMNHSQFLTYGLLKIFLKEVIDQQSEETNKLLCSYHMKTTVFWVIQKNILPYWCPQNLLTGFWVCFKLLLKWVYKGICPNFFIPQNNMFLTKINGSAQNRLFLQLHELYEKGLACLLHSSSIRSFIIDVLYIPRLFICTNERLSEVQHDYHLVHESDFGALFSYTTRLTEVLQTERLLKTVEQLVQLPLTHYQALPLQRLTVAIFQSLAFITSNRYTYTGVNKQMYIADKLSCHMLKLATKFGLVSDMLYIAMYYYKTLRYREALSVLEMTKVKLAQPYLMYDGHVDRERYIEAVGGQSLSTKMRQAVADDIILHNAICYISELIPEQQSAIQNRETILDIPVFVMLHFLEFLCYRHIDTTLSQAALDELQVLVHHDQGIYIYDLHREISWEILGISQQMAGNLQAALYSYQQSLTQHPYHKIQTATHMRIQDVVSQLNN; from the exons ATGGAATTCTTTTCTCTAAGAAT ATTTAAAGGAATGCAGCGCATGTCGGAATCAGTGTTTGTGGGACTGTGTGAGATAGTGGGGACCTCACAACTTGTGGCCCTTAGAAGGGAGACAGTAGACATCAGGGAGATGGTGAAGAGACGAATTTCACCTAATCTTGGGATCATTCAGATGTTGAGTGGAAGTATGAGAGAAGGATTCAGGCTGAAGGGATCAGATAAGGACATCATGTTCTGGGGAAACAACCACCGAGTGATCATGGACATGTCTCAGTCTGAGTATTACAACACAGCCAATACAGTCTTGATTCTCTCTGAAAGTTCCgagagtccaccaggattcactCTTCTTCAGTCACTGACATCAAGAATAACCAGAACCATCTACTCAGCATTAGTCAGAATGAATGACAGAGCCTATATATCTAGTTCTATATTCAGACAGTTAactgtttcattaattttcccTAATTCCACTGAACATGGACCCTGTGGTACTGGTATAGTGGGAAATTTGGAATATGACACTGCCATGTGTTTTATTTGCGACTCTTGGCCTTCGTCTGCCTCCTCGTGGATAGATAGATGTCACGCATGGCCTAATCCTGAAGTTGTTCATGATATTGTGAGGAATGGTTGTCACTTTGTAGCGATAGGACACCCATTAGGAATTCATAAAAATGAAGAGTGGAGAATTTCCTTTTCTCAGGCTGAATATAAACTTGTGTATTCAATGAACCACTCTCAATTTTTGACATAcggattgttaaaaatatttttaaaagaagttataGATCAACAATCAGAAGAAACCAATAAACTGTTGTGTTCCTATCACATGAAGACAACCGTTTTCTGGGTGATTCAAAAAAACATACTACCTTACTGGTGTCCACAAAATCTGCTGACCggtttctgggtctgctttaAACTTCTCCTTAAATGGGTGTACAAGGGGATTTGTCCTAACTTTTTCATCCCCCAAAATAACATGTTTCTGACAAAAATCAATGGCTCAGCACAAAACAGATTGTTCCTACAGTTACATGAATTGTACGAAAAAGGTCTGGCTTGTCTGTTACATAGTTCGTCTATCAGGTCCTTCATCATTGATGTCCTGTACATTCCCAGactttttatttgtacaaatgaaAGATTGTCTGAAGTTCAGCATGATTATCACCTTGTTCATGAGTCCGATTTTGGtgctttattttcatatacaaccCGCCTTACCGAAGTCTTACAAACGGAACGGTTGTTAAAAACAGTAGAACAGTTGGTACAGTTACCTCTGACACACTATCAGGCTCTTCCATTACAGAGACTTACAGTCGCAATATTTCAGAGTCTTGCCTTTATAACATCAAACAGGTACACTTACACCGGTGTCAATAAACAGATGTATATTGCAGACAAACTGTCCTGTCATATGCTGAAATTAGCAACTAAGTTTGGGCTAGTTTCTGATATGTTGTACATTGCtatgtattattacaagacaCTCAGGTACAGGGAAGCTTTATCTGTTTTAGAGATGACAAAGGTCAAGTTAGCACAGCCATATCTGATGTATGATGGACATGTAGACAGAGAGAGGTATATTGAGGCTGTAGGGGGACAATCCTTGTCTACAAAGATGAGACAGGCTGTAGCAGATGATATCATACTTCACAATGCTATCTGTTATATCAGTGAACTGATCCCAGAGCAACAGTCTGCTATACAGAACAGAGAGACTATATTAGATATCCCAGTGTTTGTAATGTTACACTTCCTAGAGTTCTTGTGTTACAGACACATTGATACAACATTATCACAAGCAGCTCTCGATGAGCTACAGGTCCTAGTCCACCATGATCagggaatatatatatatgatctaCACAGAGAAATCTCCTGGGAGATCCTGGGGATCTCTCAACAGATGGCAGGGAACCTCCAGGCTGCTCTATACTCATACCAACAGTCACTCACACAGCATCCATATCACAAAATACAAACTGCTACACATATGAGAATACAAGATGTTGTCAGTCAGTTGAACAATTGA